The following coding sequences lie in one Micromonospora sp. R77 genomic window:
- the hisS gene encoding histidine--tRNA ligase, with protein sequence MSKPTPISGFPEWTPAQRMIEQFVLDRIRGTFELYGFAPLETRSVEPLDQLLRKGETSKEVYLLRRLQADADGPAGDDSLGLHFDLTVPFARYVLENAGKLQFPFRRYQIQKVWRGERPQEGRYREFLQADIDIVDRDTLPAHYEAEMPLVIGDALRSLPIPPVRIQVNNRKICEGFYRGVGIDDPAAALRAVDKLDKIGPAKVAELLGETAGATEAQAKAALALAEISAPDASFADAVRALGVSDPLLDEGLAELVAVMETAVAHSPGLCVADLRIARGLDYYTGTVYETQMVGYERFGSICSGGRYDNLASSGTVSFPGVGISIGVTRLLGLLFGAEALTVSRSVPTCVLVAVTNEDERAASNRVAEALRSRGVPTEVSPSAAKFGKQIRYAERRGIPYVWFPGADGDQVKDIRSGEQVAAAAGEWMPPRADLKPLVS encoded by the coding sequence ATGAGCAAGCCCACGCCCATCTCCGGCTTCCCGGAGTGGACGCCCGCCCAGCGGATGATCGAGCAGTTCGTCCTCGACCGGATCCGCGGCACCTTCGAGCTGTACGGGTTCGCCCCGCTGGAGACCCGCTCGGTCGAGCCCCTCGACCAGCTGCTGCGCAAGGGGGAGACCTCGAAGGAGGTCTACCTGCTGCGCCGGTTGCAGGCCGACGCCGACGGTCCGGCCGGCGACGACTCGCTGGGGCTGCACTTCGACCTGACCGTGCCGTTCGCCCGGTACGTGCTGGAGAACGCCGGCAAGCTGCAGTTCCCGTTCCGCCGCTATCAGATCCAGAAGGTGTGGCGGGGTGAGCGCCCGCAGGAGGGGCGCTACCGGGAGTTCCTCCAGGCCGACATCGACATCGTCGACCGGGACACGCTGCCGGCGCACTACGAGGCGGAGATGCCGCTGGTGATCGGCGACGCGCTGCGGTCGCTGCCGATCCCGCCGGTGCGGATCCAGGTGAACAACCGCAAGATCTGCGAGGGCTTCTACCGGGGCGTCGGGATCGACGACCCGGCGGCGGCGCTGCGCGCGGTGGACAAGCTCGACAAGATCGGCCCGGCGAAGGTGGCCGAGCTGCTCGGCGAGACGGCCGGGGCGACGGAGGCGCAGGCCAAGGCGGCCCTGGCGTTGGCCGAGATCTCCGCGCCGGACGCCTCCTTCGCCGACGCGGTACGCGCCCTCGGGGTGAGCGACCCGCTGCTCGACGAAGGGCTCGCCGAGTTGGTCGCGGTGATGGAGACGGCGGTCGCGCACTCGCCCGGGCTCTGCGTCGCCGACCTGCGGATCGCCCGCGGCCTGGACTACTACACCGGCACCGTCTACGAGACGCAGATGGTGGGTTACGAGCGGTTCGGCTCGATCTGCTCCGGCGGCCGGTACGACAACCTGGCCAGCTCCGGCACCGTCTCGTTCCCCGGGGTGGGCATCTCGATCGGGGTGACCCGCCTGCTCGGCCTGCTCTTCGGGGCCGAGGCGCTGACGGTGTCGCGGAGCGTGCCGACCTGCGTGCTGGTCGCCGTCACCAACGAGGACGAGCGTGCGGCGAGCAACCGGGTCGCGGAGGCGCTGCGCTCGCGCGGCGTACCCACCGAGGTGTCGCCGAGCGCGGCGAAGTTCGGCAAGCAGATCCGGTACGCCGAGCGGCGCGGCATCCCGTACGTCTGGTTCCCGGGCGCCGACGGCGACCAGGTGAAGGACATCCGATCCGGGGAGCAGGTCGCCGCGGCGGCGGGGGAGTGGATGCCGCCCCGGGCGGACCTGAAGCCGCTGGTCAGCTGA
- a CDS encoding peptidylprolyl isomerase, with protein MASSRDRARKLARAKLDRQLARRAAAAKRRRQIQAGVGAALVLALIVVGSAWALGAFDSDPEKKKAAQDVCVWTPQDGGGNTNLKDVGTPATTGLPTAGTRPMTVTTNQGGPITAALNLTAAPCAGASFAHLAGRSFFDNTKCHEITAEGALHCGDPSGTGIGGPTYTFYDENVPVPVPSGSGKPAYPKGTVALVANPPGANGSQFLLFFKDYNPAKPVYPVIGKVTAGLDVLTKIGALPTVDNGSGAKVKPKTDVVIKSLTVGEVADTPAATGASTTTPSATPSAG; from the coding sequence GTGGCTTCCAGCAGGGACCGGGCGCGCAAACTGGCGCGTGCCAAGCTCGACCGGCAGCTCGCCCGGCGGGCCGCCGCCGCGAAGCGGCGCCGGCAGATCCAGGCCGGCGTGGGCGCCGCCCTCGTGCTGGCACTGATCGTGGTCGGCTCGGCGTGGGCGCTGGGCGCGTTCGACTCCGACCCGGAGAAGAAGAAGGCGGCCCAGGACGTCTGCGTGTGGACCCCACAGGACGGCGGCGGCAACACCAACCTCAAGGACGTCGGCACCCCGGCCACCACCGGTCTGCCCACCGCCGGCACCCGCCCGATGACCGTCACCACCAACCAGGGCGGCCCGATCACCGCCGCGCTGAACCTGACCGCCGCCCCGTGCGCCGGGGCGAGTTTCGCCCACCTGGCCGGTCGCTCGTTCTTCGACAACACCAAGTGCCACGAGATCACCGCCGAGGGGGCGCTGCACTGCGGCGACCCGAGCGGCACCGGCATCGGCGGCCCCACCTACACGTTCTACGACGAGAACGTCCCCGTGCCGGTGCCGAGCGGGTCCGGCAAGCCGGCGTACCCGAAGGGCACGGTGGCGCTGGTCGCCAACCCACCGGGCGCCAACGGCAGCCAGTTCCTGCTCTTCTTCAAGGACTACAACCCGGCCAAGCCGGTCTACCCGGTGATCGGCAAGGTCACCGCCGGCCTGGACGTGCTGACGAAGATCGGTGCCCTGCCGACCGTGGACAATGGGAGTGGGGCCAAGGTCAAGCCGAAGACCGACGTGGTGATCAAGAGCCTCACCGTCGGCGAGGTGGCCGACACCCCGGCCGCCACCGGCGCCTCCACCACGACGCCGTCGGCCACCCCCAGCGCCGGCTGA
- a CDS encoding DUF998 domain-containing protein, which translates to MRVVPPWALLSAAAAPVMLIGGWTIAAARQPGGFDPVAGTISALAARDAADRWIRTAALLGLGLPSHCVTAAGLRPLRRAGRLLLARRRRHRRRRRVPAAGRGRLLDRHGVAAAVAFTALALWPAAAVLGRRTPDRAVGLPASGGTTAAVLLLALVGWFVVELIAGGPRVGLAERLAAGAEAICPLLVVLALHRPRRALEAGC; encoded by the coding sequence GTGCGCGTCGTACCGCCGTGGGCCCTGCTCTCCGCCGCCGCCGCGCCGGTCATGCTGATCGGCGGCTGGACCATCGCGGCGGCCCGGCAGCCCGGCGGCTTCGACCCGGTCGCCGGGACGATCAGCGCGCTCGCCGCGCGCGACGCCGCCGATCGCTGGATCAGGACGGCCGCCCTGCTCGGCCTCGGTCTGCCGAGCCACTGCGTGACCGCGGCCGGGCTGCGCCCGCTGCGCCGCGCCGGCCGGCTGCTGCTCGCTCGGCGGCGTCGCCACCGTCGGCGTCGCCGCGTTCCCGCTGCCGGCCGGGGGCGGCTCCTCGACCGCCACGGCGTCGCCGCCGCGGTCGCCTTCACCGCGCTGGCCCTCTGGCCGGCCGCCGCGGTCCTCGGCCGCCGCACGCCGGACCGCGCCGTCGGCCTCCCTGCGTCCGGGGGTACGACCGCAGCTGTGCTGCTGCTGGCGCTGGTCGGCTGGTTCGTGGTGGAACTGATCGCCGGTGGTCCCCGGGTCGGGCTGGCCGAGCGGTTGGCCGCCGGTGCGGAGGCGATCTGCCCGCTCCTGGTCGTGCTCGCCCTCCACCGCCCCCGTCGGGCACTGGAGGCCGGGTGTTAA
- a CDS encoding MBL fold metallo-hydrolase: protein MLVAGFPADAFGTNCYVVATAPGEQCVVVDPGIGVLDRLDAVLAEHRLHPAAVLLTHGHLDHTFSVAPVCGARGIPAYVHPDDRELLADPAKALSMDLTQLFGGRLPYTEPDDVAELTDGATLALAGLEITVDHAPGHTGGSVLFRLPGAGSPWEAEQVCLSGDVLFAGSIGRTDLPGGSMPRMLSSLREKVLPLADDTVVLPGHGPATTIGRERATNPYLREVAGTGGARPAPTRGL, encoded by the coding sequence GTGCTCGTGGCCGGCTTTCCCGCGGACGCCTTCGGCACCAACTGTTACGTGGTGGCGACCGCGCCGGGGGAGCAGTGCGTGGTGGTCGATCCCGGCATCGGGGTGCTCGACCGGCTCGACGCCGTGCTGGCCGAACACCGCCTGCACCCGGCCGCGGTGCTGCTCACCCACGGCCACCTCGACCACACGTTCTCCGTCGCCCCGGTCTGCGGCGCGCGCGGCATCCCGGCGTACGTCCACCCGGACGACCGGGAGCTGCTGGCCGATCCGGCCAAGGCGCTCTCGATGGACCTCACCCAGCTCTTCGGCGGGCGGCTGCCCTACACCGAGCCGGACGACGTGGCCGAGCTGACCGACGGCGCCACCCTGGCCCTGGCCGGCCTGGAGATCACCGTCGACCACGCGCCGGGCCATACCGGCGGGTCGGTGCTGTTCCGACTGCCCGGCGCGGGCTCGCCCTGGGAGGCCGAGCAGGTCTGCCTCTCCGGGGACGTGCTCTTCGCCGGCTCGATCGGCCGCACCGACCTGCCGGGCGGCAGCATGCCCCGGATGCTGTCCAGCCTGCGGGAGAAGGTCCTCCCGCTGGCCGACGACACGGTCGTCCTGCCCGGCCACGGCCCCGCGACCACCATCGGCCGCGAGCGCGCGACCAACCCGTACCTCCGAGAGGTGGCGGGGACCGGCGGCGCGCGCCCGGCGCCCACCCGCGGCCTGTAG
- a CDS encoding acyl-ACP desaturase, whose product MTALSQTALLRELEPVVATNLDRHLTMTKEWFPHEYVPWSEGRTFDGPLGGEPWSPQDSGISDVARTALIVNLLTEDNLPSYHHEIATLFGRDGAWGTWVHRWTAEEGRHGTAIRDYLTVTRAVDPVALERARMVHMSEGYQNAHGDEVLHSLAYVSFQELATRISHRNTGRATGDPACEALLARVAADENLHMVFYRNLLGAAFELAPSQAMRAVADVLADFQMPGVGIEGFARKSVAIALAGIYDLRQHRDEVVVPVLRQWDVFDVTGLDADGETARDQIAAHLDDLERGASRFEEKRAARAARLATTRA is encoded by the coding sequence TTGACCGCACTCAGCCAGACCGCGCTGCTGCGCGAACTCGAACCCGTCGTCGCCACCAACCTCGACCGGCACCTGACCATGACCAAGGAGTGGTTCCCGCACGAGTACGTCCCGTGGAGCGAGGGCCGCACCTTCGACGGCCCACTCGGCGGCGAGCCGTGGTCTCCGCAGGACAGCGGCATCTCCGACGTGGCCCGCACGGCGCTGATCGTCAACCTGCTCACCGAGGACAACCTGCCCTCGTACCACCACGAGATCGCGACGCTCTTCGGGCGCGACGGGGCGTGGGGGACCTGGGTGCACCGGTGGACCGCCGAGGAGGGGCGGCACGGCACGGCGATCCGCGACTACCTGACCGTGACCCGGGCCGTCGACCCGGTGGCCCTGGAGCGGGCCCGGATGGTCCACATGTCCGAGGGCTACCAGAACGCCCACGGGGACGAGGTGCTGCACTCGCTGGCGTACGTCTCCTTCCAGGAGCTGGCCACCCGGATCTCGCACCGCAACACCGGTCGGGCGACCGGCGACCCGGCGTGCGAGGCGCTGCTGGCCCGGGTGGCCGCCGACGAGAACCTGCACATGGTCTTCTACCGCAACCTGCTCGGCGCGGCGTTCGAGCTGGCCCCGAGCCAGGCGATGCGGGCGGTCGCCGACGTGCTCGCCGACTTCCAGATGCCCGGCGTCGGCATCGAGGGCTTCGCCCGCAAGTCCGTGGCGATCGCCCTGGCCGGCATCTACGACCTGCGTCAGCACCGCGACGAGGTGGTCGTGCCGGTGCTGCGCCAGTGGGACGTCTTCGATGTGACGGGCCTGGACGCCGACGGCGAGACCGCCCGCGACCAGATCGCCGCCCACCTGGACGACCTGGAGCGCGGCGCGTCCCGCTTCGAGGAGAAGCGCGCCGCCCGCGCCGCCCGCCTCGCCACCACCCGCGCCTGA
- a CDS encoding peptidylprolyl isomerase translates to MTSTRERQRAAARARLEREMAERAAKARKRRQTQAIVGAGAVLLLVVAGTVWLATALGGDDDKKQNTAASGGAAQCAYPELPKEALSKQIKDVGLPETQQRNTGTQTMTIDTNLGPITAKIDRSKVPCTAGSFTHLASKGFFDNTKCHRLVTEGIKVLQCGDPSVTGKGWRQTDGTGGPSYRMAEENLPTDQRPAYPEGVIAMAKTQDPGTTGSQFFIVYGDSQLDPNYTVLGKITGGLDLVKQVAAVGSDNVNQKGDGHPKKEVVINKLTMSDIQG, encoded by the coding sequence GTGACGTCCACGAGAGAGCGGCAGCGCGCGGCGGCGCGGGCCCGCCTCGAGCGGGAGATGGCCGAACGCGCGGCCAAGGCCCGCAAGCGCCGGCAGACCCAGGCGATCGTCGGGGCCGGCGCGGTCCTGCTGCTCGTGGTCGCCGGCACCGTCTGGCTGGCCACCGCCCTCGGTGGCGACGACGACAAGAAGCAGAACACCGCCGCTTCGGGCGGGGCGGCGCAGTGCGCCTACCCCGAACTCCCGAAGGAGGCGCTCAGCAAGCAGATCAAGGACGTCGGGCTGCCGGAGACCCAGCAGCGCAACACCGGCACCCAGACCATGACGATCGACACCAACCTGGGCCCGATCACCGCGAAGATCGACCGCAGCAAGGTGCCCTGCACCGCCGGCAGCTTCACCCACCTGGCCAGCAAGGGCTTCTTCGACAACACCAAGTGCCATCGGCTCGTCACCGAGGGCATCAAGGTGCTGCAGTGCGGCGACCCGAGTGTCACTGGTAAGGGCTGGCGGCAGACCGACGGCACCGGCGGCCCGAGCTACCGGATGGCCGAGGAGAACCTGCCCACCGACCAGCGCCCCGCCTATCCGGAGGGCGTGATCGCGATGGCCAAGACGCAGGATCCGGGCACTACCGGCAGCCAGTTCTTCATCGTCTACGGCGACTCGCAGCTCGACCCGAACTACACCGTGCTCGGCAAGATCACCGGTGGACTGGACCTGGTGAAGCAGGTCGCTGCGGTCGGTAGCGACAACGTGAACCAGAAGGGCGATGGTCACCCGAAGAAGGAAGTCGTCATCAACAAGCTGACGATGAGCGACATCCAGGGCTGA
- a CDS encoding SGNH/GDSL hydrolase family protein: protein MTIPRRLLATLASLTALVLLGADPAAAAATPPPNSMASLGDSITRGFNACGWYVDCTSRSFSTGDYASVNSQYLRIRAVNAAIQGRNHNDARSGAKSADMYGQAGTAVSQGVEYVTLLIGANDACTGSESTMTPVSTYRANIDSALNRIKAGLPAARVQVISVPDIYRLWYIGKDSGSARSTWSAFGICQSMLANPTSTAQADVDRRARVRQRVIDFNTQLAQACAAYGANCDFDDNAVFNYPFVLGQVSTWDYFHPNTSGQAVLASISYAGGFGW, encoded by the coding sequence ATGACCATCCCCCGACGCCTGCTGGCCACCCTCGCCAGCCTCACCGCCCTCGTCCTGCTCGGCGCCGACCCGGCCGCCGCAGCCGCCACCCCACCGCCCAACTCGATGGCCAGCCTGGGCGACTCGATCACCCGGGGCTTCAACGCCTGCGGCTGGTACGTCGACTGCACCTCGCGGTCGTTCAGCACCGGCGACTACGCGAGCGTGAACAGCCAGTACCTGCGCATCCGCGCGGTCAACGCCGCGATCCAGGGGCGCAACCACAACGACGCCCGCAGCGGCGCGAAGTCCGCCGACATGTACGGCCAGGCCGGCACCGCGGTCAGCCAGGGCGTCGAGTACGTCACCCTGCTGATCGGCGCGAACGACGCCTGCACCGGCTCCGAGTCGACGATGACGCCGGTGTCGACGTACCGGGCGAACATCGACAGCGCGCTCAACCGGATCAAGGCGGGCCTGCCGGCCGCCCGGGTCCAGGTGATCAGCGTGCCGGACATCTACCGCCTCTGGTACATCGGCAAGGACAGCGGCAGCGCCCGCAGCACCTGGTCGGCCTTCGGCATCTGCCAGTCGATGCTGGCCAACCCGACCTCCACCGCGCAGGCCGACGTCGACCGGCGGGCCCGGGTCCGGCAGCGGGTGATCGACTTCAACACCCAGCTCGCCCAGGCCTGCGCCGCGTACGGCGCGAACTGCGACTTCGACGACAACGCGGTGTTCAACTACCCGTTCGTGCTCGGCCAGGTCTCCACCTGGGACTACTTCCACCCGAACACCAGCGGCCAGGCGGTGCTGGCCAGCATCTCGTACGCCGGCGGTTTCGGCTGGTAG
- a CDS encoding S1 family peptidase codes for MRPTRSSLRRAVTVAVAGTLVAGRAARRARPGRPSSPASPDAAASLAQRLGDRAAGTYADASGTMVVAVTDAAAARAVRAAGATPKLVTRGAAALKAATSELERSARIPGTAWWTDAATNQVVVSVDSTVTGAKLDKVKAAAARTNGAVRVVSEPGVLSKRLSGGQAIYTGGYRCSLGFNVRSGTTYYFLTAGHCTNLGTTWYSNSSQTTVLGSRAGTSFPGNDYGIVRYTNGSTPPGNVYLYNGSYQDITSAGNAYVGQAVKRSGSTTGVHSGSVQATGATVNYAEGSVSGLIRTNVCAEGGDSGGSLFAGTTALGLTSGGSGNCSSGGTTYFQPVTEPLSVYGVSVY; via the coding sequence ATGCGACCCACGAGGTCATCGCTCCGTCGCGCCGTCACCGTCGCCGTCGCCGGAACCCTGGTTGCCGGCCGCGCTGCTCGGCGCGCCCGCCCAGGCCGCCCCTCCTCGCCCGCTTCGCCCGACGCCGCGGCCAGCCTGGCCCAGCGGCTCGGCGACCGCGCCGCCGGCACGTACGCCGACGCCAGCGGCACGATGGTCGTGGCCGTCACCGACGCCGCCGCCGCCCGCGCGGTCCGCGCCGCCGGCGCCACCCCGAAGCTGGTCACCCGGGGCGCCGCCGCCCTCAAGGCCGCCACCAGCGAACTCGAGCGGTCCGCCCGGATCCCCGGCACCGCGTGGTGGACCGACGCGGCCACCAACCAGGTCGTCGTCTCCGTCGACAGCACCGTCACCGGCGCCAAGCTGGACAAGGTGAAGGCCGCCGCCGCCCGCACCAACGGCGCGGTCCGGGTCGTCTCCGAGCCCGGCGTGCTGAGCAAGCGCCTCTCCGGTGGCCAGGCCATCTACACCGGTGGCTACCGCTGCTCGCTCGGCTTCAACGTCCGCAGCGGCACGACCTACTACTTCCTCACCGCCGGGCACTGCACCAACCTCGGCACGACCTGGTACTCCAACTCCAGCCAGACCACCGTGCTGGGCAGCCGGGCCGGCACCAGCTTCCCGGGCAACGACTACGGCATCGTGCGCTACACCAACGGCAGCACGCCGCCCGGCAACGTCTACCTCTACAACGGCAGCTACCAGGACATCACCAGCGCCGGCAACGCGTACGTCGGCCAGGCCGTCAAGCGCAGCGGCAGCACCACCGGCGTGCACAGCGGCTCCGTCCAGGCCACCGGCGCCACGGTGAACTACGCCGAGGGCTCCGTCTCCGGCCTGATCCGGACCAACGTCTGCGCCGAGGGTGGCGACAGCGGCGGCTCGCTCTTCGCCGGCACCACCGCCCTGGGCCTCACCTCCGGCGGCAGCGGCAACTGCTCCTCCGGCGGCACCACCTACTTCCAGCCGGTCACCGAGCCGCTGAGCGTCTACGGCGTCAGCGTCTACTGA
- a CDS encoding MFS transporter: protein MSTPVTPTAEHPASAWAPLRVAAFRSLWLAVLASNIGTWMQTVGAQWLLVDQPNAPTLVSLVQTASMLPVLLLALPAGALADTLDRRRLLIGVQGFLAAVGVLLTALTAADRMPPALLLTLTFGLGVGQALTLPAWQAVIPELVPRAQLVSAAALGSISVNLARSVGPAVAGLLVAQAGVAVVFAVNAASFVIFAVALLRWRPERPDTDHLPERFTAALRAGGRYVRHSPVVRRILLRAALFVVPGSALWALLPLVASRRLGLGAGGYGVLLGALGVGAVAGALVLPRIRRVLTSNHLLLLAGLLYAAVLLVLALVPVPLLAVAALVPAGLAWMTVMSSINAAMQLFLPGWVRARGLSVYQMIFAGGQALGAVAWGALGEVTSLVVALAVAGAVMAVGALSVLLWPLRETGGVDRNPAAYWPEPHLALDAEPRGGPVLVTVSYTVPPERQRAFVEAMQAVGRSRRRTGAMRWGLFRAGERPHGFVEVYQVPSWEEHLRQHGGRLTGADRAAEERARALTEEPVTVHHLLPTDEG, encoded by the coding sequence GTGAGCACCCCCGTGACACCGACCGCCGAGCATCCCGCGTCCGCCTGGGCCCCGCTGCGCGTCGCCGCGTTCCGCAGCCTCTGGCTCGCGGTGCTGGCCAGCAACATCGGCACCTGGATGCAGACCGTCGGCGCCCAGTGGCTGCTGGTGGACCAGCCCAACGCCCCGACCCTGGTCTCCCTGGTGCAGACCGCCAGCATGCTGCCCGTACTCCTGCTGGCGCTGCCGGCCGGGGCGCTCGCGGACACCCTGGACCGGCGCCGGCTGCTGATCGGGGTGCAGGGTTTCCTGGCCGCGGTCGGCGTGCTGCTCACCGCGCTCACCGCGGCCGACCGGATGCCGCCCGCCCTGCTGCTCACCCTCACCTTCGGCCTCGGGGTCGGGCAGGCGCTCACCCTGCCCGCCTGGCAGGCCGTGATCCCGGAGCTGGTACCCCGCGCCCAGCTCGTCTCCGCCGCCGCGCTCGGCTCGATCAGCGTCAACCTGGCCCGCTCCGTCGGCCCGGCGGTGGCCGGTCTGCTGGTGGCGCAGGCCGGCGTCGCGGTGGTCTTCGCCGTCAACGCCGCCTCGTTCGTGATCTTCGCGGTGGCCCTGCTGCGCTGGCGGCCCGAGCGGCCCGACACCGACCACCTGCCGGAACGGTTCACCGCCGCGCTCCGGGCCGGCGGCCGGTACGTCCGGCACTCCCCGGTGGTGCGCCGGATCCTGCTGCGCGCCGCGCTCTTCGTGGTGCCCGGCAGTGCGCTCTGGGCCCTGCTGCCGCTGGTCGCCAGCCGCCGCCTCGGTCTCGGCGCCGGCGGCTACGGCGTGCTGCTCGGCGCGCTCGGCGTCGGCGCGGTGGCCGGCGCCCTGGTGCTGCCCCGGATCCGCCGGGTGCTCACCAGCAACCACCTGCTGCTGCTCGCCGGCCTGCTCTATGCCGCCGTGCTGCTGGTGCTCGCCCTGGTGCCGGTGCCGCTGCTGGCGGTCGCCGCGCTGGTCCCGGCCGGGCTGGCCTGGATGACGGTGATGTCCAGCATCAACGCCGCCATGCAGCTCTTCCTCCCCGGCTGGGTGCGGGCCCGGGGCCTCTCCGTCTACCAGATGATCTTCGCCGGTGGACAGGCGCTCGGGGCGGTGGCCTGGGGCGCGCTCGGCGAGGTGACCAGCCTCGTCGTCGCGCTCGCCGTCGCCGGGGCGGTGATGGCGGTCGGCGCGCTGAGCGTGCTGCTCTGGCCGCTGCGGGAGACCGGCGGCGTCGACCGGAACCCGGCCGCCTACTGGCCGGAGCCGCACCTCGCCCTCGACGCCGAGCCGCGCGGCGGGCCGGTGCTGGTCACCGTCTCCTACACGGTCCCGCCGGAGCGGCAGCGGGCGTTCGTCGAGGCGATGCAGGCCGTGGGGCGGTCCCGCCGGCGTACCGGGGCGATGCGGTGGGGACTGTTCCGGGCCGGTGAGCGGCCGCACGGCTTCGTCGAGGTCTATCAGGTGCCGTCCTGGGAGGAGCATCTGCGCCAGCACGGCGGCCGGCTCACCGGCGCCGACCGGGCGGCCGAGGAACGCGCGCGGGCCCTCACCGAGGAGCCCGTCACCGTCCACCACCTGCTCCCCACCGACGAGGGGTAA
- a CDS encoding PaaI family thioesterase has translation MTQTQDRSRTFTWADPAAGAAHVGRRSGLELLHAMIAGELAAPPIMHLIDMARMEAEEGRVAVELVPQEFHYNPLGTVHGGVISTLLDTAAACSVHTTLPAGVGYTSLDLNVKFLRPVTVASGLLRCEGTVLQRGRRTALAEARLTDGRGRLVAHATSTCLLFPLDTPA, from the coding sequence ATGACACAGACGCAGGACCGTAGCCGCACCTTCACCTGGGCCGACCCGGCGGCCGGCGCGGCCCACGTCGGCCGGCGCAGCGGTCTGGAGCTGCTGCACGCCATGATCGCCGGCGAACTCGCCGCACCGCCGATCATGCACCTGATCGACATGGCCCGGATGGAGGCCGAGGAGGGCCGGGTCGCCGTGGAACTGGTCCCCCAGGAGTTCCACTACAACCCGCTCGGCACCGTCCACGGCGGCGTCATCTCCACGCTGCTCGACACCGCCGCCGCCTGCTCGGTGCACACCACCCTGCCGGCCGGCGTCGGCTACACCTCGCTGGACCTGAACGTGAAGTTCCTCCGCCCGGTGACGGTCGCCAGCGGCCTCCTGCGCTGCGAGGGCACCGTCCTGCAGCGGGGCCGCCGCACCGCGCTGGCCGAGGCCCGCCTCACCGACGGCCGGGGCCGCCTCGTCGCCCACGCCACCTCCACCTGCCTCCTCTTCCCCCTCGACACCCCCGCCTGA